A single Carettochelys insculpta isolate YL-2023 chromosome 2, ASM3395843v1, whole genome shotgun sequence DNA region contains:
- the LRRC3B gene encoding leucine-rich repeat-containing protein 3B gives MHLVDLWLTRSLSMCLLLQSFVLMILCFHSASMCPKGCLCSHSGGLNVSCSNANLKEIPRDLPPETVLLYLDSNQITSIPNEIFKDLHQLRVLNLSKNGIEFIDEHAFKGVAETLQTLDLSDNRIQSVHKNAFNNLKARARIANNPWHCDCTLQQVLRSMASNHETANNVICKTSVLDEHAGRPFLNAANDADLCNLPKKTTDYAMLVTMFGWFTMVISYVVYYVRQNQEDARRHLEYLKSLPSRQKKPEEADDISTVV, from the coding sequence ATGCATTTGGTAGACCTGTGGTTAACTCGTTCCCTCTCCATGTGTCTGCTCTTACAAAGTTTTGTTCTCATGATACTGTGCTTTCATTCTGCCAGTATGTGCCCAAAAGGCTGCCTTTGTTCTCACTCTGGAGGCTTAAATGTCAGTTGTAGCAATGCAAATCTCAAGGAAATACCCAGGGACCTTCCTCCTGAAACAGTCTTACTTTATTTGGACTCTAATCAGATAACATCCATCCCAAATGAAATTTTTAAGGACTTGCATCAACTGAGGGTCCTGAATTTATCCAAAAATGGTATTGAATTTATAGATGAACATGCTTTTAAAGGAGTGGCAGAAACCTTGCAGACTTTGGACTTATCTGACAACCGGATTCAAAGTGTGCACAAAAACGCTTTCAATAACTTAAAAGCCAGAGCCAGAATTGCAAACAATCCTTGGCACTGTGACTGTACTCTGCAGCAGGTCCTGAGGAGCATGGCTTCCAACCATGAAACAGCCAACAACGTCATCTGTAAGACTTCTGTGTTAGATGAACATGCTGGGAGACCATTCCTCAATGCTGCCAATGATGCAGACCTTTGTAACCTTCCTAAAAAGACAACTGATTATGCCATGCTAGTCACCATGTTTGGCTGGTTCACCATGGTGATCTCCTATGTGGTTTATTATGTGCGGCAAAATCAAGAAGATGCAAGAAGGCACCTTGAGTACTTGAAATCCCTGCCAAGCAGGCAAAAGAAACCAGAAGAAGCTGATGACATTAGCACTGTGGTATAG